The DNA region gaccagactaaaccatatcccgaagtgccacatctacccgttttttaaacgcctccagggatggtgactccaccacctctctgggcagcctgttccaatgcctgaccaccctttccgtaaagaaatttttcctaatttccagtctaaacctcccctggcgcagcttaagcccatttcctctcgtcctatcgctatctacttgggagaagagaccaacacccacctcactacaacctcctttcaggtagttgtagagagtgataaggtctcccctcagcctcctcttctccaggctaaacaaccccagttccctcagccgctcctcataagacttgttctccagaccctgcaccagcttcgttgcccgcctctgaacacgctccagcacctcaatgtctttcttgtagtgaggggcccaaaactggacacagcattccaggtgcggcctcaccagcgccgagtacaggggcacaatcacctccctgctcctgctggccacagcattcctgacacaagccaggatgctgttggccttcttggccacctgggcacactgctggctcatgttcagccggctatctactaacacccccaggtccttttcggccaggcagctttccagccactcctccccaagcctgtagcgttgcatggggttgttgtgacccaagtgcaggacccggcacttggccttgttgaacctcatacagttggccacggcccatcgatccagtctgtccaggtccctctgcagggccatcctaccctcgagcagatcgacactcccacccaatttggtgtcgtctgcaaacttactgagggtgcactcgatcccctcatccagatcattgataaagatattgaacaagactggccctaaaacagagccctggggaacaccgctcgtgaccggccgccaactggacttaacaccatttatcactactctctgggctcggccacccaaccagttctttacccagcgaagagtatgcctgtccaagccgtgagctgccagcttcccgaggaggatattatgcgagacggtgtcaaaagctttgctaaagtcgaggtagatgacatccacctggatggggcatccaccgcctccctgggcaacctgtccaCTTACCATTGATAAGGGGCAATAAGGTTTCCAccagcaggctgctgcagtgCGGCTTCAAGCTTGAGATCTGAACCAGAGAAGGAACAAGCACGTGAGCGGTGCTGCCAGCAAGCACAGCCCGGCACCGCGGCTGGGAGACAGCCAGTCCTTGGGACTGGAAATCACTTGCCACTGACACAGCAAAAGAACAAATAGtccctcttttctttaaagcaaatcTACTTTTCTCCCTCGATTTGTATTTGGTCCTTCCTTTGGGAAACCTTCGACCAGGTAAAACTCCTGCTGGAGCTCCGTGCAAGCTTTGCCCAAGCAGGGGTGAATAAACAAACAGAGTTCAGGCTTTACatttgcattattaaaaaaggcagaaggaaaaaaaaaaaaaaaagcagcaaaagaagaaTTGCTATGACCCGCAAAGTAGAGCGGCTAACAGCTAAGACCCTCAGCAGACGTAATCCATCAGAGCCAGGACACGTTTCAGCATCCCACGGCGCTCGGGCACGCTGCCCGCCTAGTAAAGCCCAGGCTGGTACGAGACACTTACGTTACTGATGCCAACATCAGAAGACTCCAAGGAGAGGGAAATGCTGCGGGGAAAGTAAAGCAAACAGCACGTCAGACACCGAGTCAGCGGCCCGAGCTCGCGGACCCCTACCATGAGACCCCTGCCATCTCCTAGCGCAGCGTCACTCAGCCCACGGGCAAGGGATCCCTGTGCGGCGTCACCAGGGCGTCCATAAAGGGCTCACAATATTGTAACACAAAAATCAGGCACTGCCACGCgtgcaagagagaaaagaaaatgggaaaataaaagcaacagatCAGCACTAAAAGCTTCACCTAATTTCTATTTGCTTGTAAACGAAACAGCAGTGCGACAGGGCACACGCTAGCTCCTGGCTTCCCCTCCCGTGCCCGGGCAGTTATTCACCTTGGAAAGGAGGCAGCTCCTGGCTAGCTGAGAGCAGAGCTTCTAGAAAAAGCATCCAGTCTGGATTTAAAGATCATAAGCTCTGGAGAATTTGCTACAGCTCCTAATCTATCATTGCAATCACACAACTACCTCCATAGCGAAAATGCATGCTTTATTTCCACtttgaatttctcttttctacttCCATTGAATCTTGTTATATCTTTGCCTATTGAATTAAAAGCCCTTTGATGCATTTCTGTTCTCTATATCGCTGCATACAAGCTATGGCAATGTTGCTTCTAAATCTAGCTCTCTGACAAGCTAAATGGCTCGAAATCCTCAAACCTCACATTATGAGGAATGCTTTCCAATCTTTAATCATACCTTGACTGGCATTAATGACAGTACTTTCCTTTACTCCTTTATCACTCATGTCCAATATCAGACATTTCGAACTACTGCCCGGGATCAAAGCCACGCTGACAGTCTTATAATCATTACCTCCTTTCTCCTTGTTATAAAACTGACACAGACTTTTCCTCCAGTCTCCTAAAACTTTCCCACTGCTGTCATGCTTCCTGAAAGTCAGCAATACCTGTCCGCCTCGTGCCATCAGCCAGCTACGAAACTCTCAGATTCAGGAAATGAAACGTCTGTTTTACAGACATCGAAAACCATTTTGAGTTAGCGGCTCCAGAGCTCACGTTGCAATGCCGAGAATGTCACCAGCCTGTAAGAGGGCAGCGCTGGCCGGCTTTGTCGCAGCCGCGTTTGTGCAATGCTCCCGTCCCTTCTGCCGTGGGTCAGGCAGCCCCAGTAGCGCTCTGTCACCCACACGCTGCCACAGCACTCGGGCTCTCCCTGATGAGTTGCAGCCCCTCCTGTCATCCCGCTCTATTCTGGCTACTGCTTCCCAGCAAACTGAGCCTGTGCCCTGAGCTCCGGGAAAGCCGGAGTTTCCCGGCACGGCTGAACACCCCgggctgccccaggggagcgagcaggctggggcgTTGCCGCGGGCTTTGCTTTGAGCACCCCGGTGCAGCCGCTGCGGGGACAGCCTACCTGCCCAgggacagccccagcaccaGTCTGCCTCCAGCAATCGAGATGTGGGCGTTTAGACTGAGGTCCTGCAAGCAGACAGGGAGAGGATCAGCCCGCGGAGACGTCCCCACCCCAGCTGCCAGTCACTCGGCCGGCTGTACGCTTCAGCAGTTCGAGGTCTTTACATCCGCACTTACGGCTTTCAGGAGCAGGAGGTTGAGGACGGGTCCATCCAAACGCTTAATGGACACATCAATGATGACTGAAAGCTCAACGGTGGCTTTGTCTTCTTCCAAGAGGATGAGCGGGTTCCCAGACAAAGTCAGCTtaatggtcagagggctggtCCCGCGGCAGGTGGAGCACTGTGGGAACGGGGGACACGTGGAGGTGGCTACCCCTCCGGTGGGCTCTCACAGCCCCGTAGGGCCTCCCGCAAGGTCGCACAGACCTTGGACAAGCCAGATTTACAGAGCAAATAAGTCCAGCAGCACGGGCCCGCCCTCCTTGCTGCGGGCAGTTAAGGGGCTGAGGAAGCAAAGGTGGACACGAAGGGGGCTGGGGACATAAGGGGGTGCCCGTGGTGCCCAGGAAACGGGAGATGCCAGACATTTATCAGCTCTTTCTGTCAACGGCTGCGAGCTGCAAGAGAAGACATTCCCCTGCTTAGGGAGGCGGAGAAGGTTGGCTACCGCCAATGGCACACAGGAGAGCGGACACCGCGCAGCGGCTGCTGAGGTGCAAACCTCCGGTCCCTGCACCTGCTCCCATCAGCTGGTcgggcagcagggcagcctcGAGCTACGCTGGCGCGGCACGGCCATGGTGCGCGCTCAGCGTGGCCAAGGGGATGGCAGCAGAAGAGTGGAGACCTTTGGCAGCAGCACCCCGGCACGCCCAGGAGCATCACTCGGGTGGCCTTGGACCTGGCGAAGTTTACACAAACACATGCGCCAGCAAAAGTCACTCACCCCAGCAGGAACGAGGGTCATGACGGCTTCTTGCAGATGGCTGGCACTGGAGAACTGTTGGAACAGCAGCCCCGATGAGCGCTCCAGCCAATTTCAGCAACACCGTCCTGCCGGGGCCGCCCCTCTCCCACTTGTGTCCCTGTTCCCAGCCAGCTCGTTCACACTgctggggccagcccccgaGTCCTCATTcacccagtgtccccagcaaAGCCCCGGGCAGCTCAGTCACATGCAGACCTACGTTACAGCAGCACCCCGAGCCCTCCGCCTTCTCCGttgctccccagctgcctgggCGATTCCCAGTCAGTCGTTAAGGTGGGAACATCCAGCAGTGGAAGGAGATGTAACCCAGCAGTGGGAGGAGATGTAACCCACAGGCTTTCACCACTTGTCAGCGCTCCCTGAGCAGAGCTAAGGTCACGCTGATGTGTGTCCCTCGCCACCTCCCCTGGCATGACATACAGGTGCTGCTGCACTCACCACTTCTGGCGTGCAGGTGAAGGTCTGCGGTGGTATCTGGATCAGGAGGGACAGGACGGCGTTGAGAAAGCTCTGGCGCAGTCCCAAGACCAGAAGTTTGTCCAGCAGCGGAGGCAAAGTAGAGGGGGACGAGTCATGGGGGATGATGCTGCCTCCCACCTGCTTCACCGCACCCTGCAAAGAGAGGTGACATGGCCATTAAACCAACCCTGCCATCCCGCGAGGCATGCCCAGATCCTGAGACGGAGAGTGCGGGGTCTGTGCCGGCTGGAAGAGCCCTCTTCTCGCCAGCAGCGTAGGGAAAGCATTGGACTCTGCGTTttgctgttttggtttggttttttttcccccagtgagACAGTAGTAAAAAATCCATTAGCTTGGTTTAGCGTTCACCCACCAAAAGACTgaacagcaaagggaaaaagcagTAACACCCAGTCTGCAGGCAGGGCGAGGGAGAAGATGAAAACTGCTTGTCCTGGCAGCTACAGACAGACACACGGTGTCAGGAAGCCTCAGGGTAAGTACAGACAGACACACGGTCTCAGGAAGCCTCAGGATAAGttgcaaacagagaaaaagagggcTTGAAGAAAAGTACACACAGTCACTTAGCGGTGATTTGGATAAGGATTAAATATTTAGTAAGCATTTCCAGAACAAGTCATTAGCCCAGCTCCTCCACGTTATTGTACTGGAAGAAGACAACTGCTCCCACAGGATGAGGTGAGCAGCCTGAAACCACCACGGCGCAGTCACGCTCGCGGAGTCCTGTCACCCAGCATTAACTTACGTCTAAATCCAACCCAAGGAACAAGCCAGAGGTAAACGGGAGGCTGGCCAGCCGGTAGTGAATCGTTCCTGCCGTACCAACCGGGATCACCGCTTCATGGAGAAAAGAGATCGTTGCAACATCAGGAATAAGCTGCAACACAAACTCCTGCCCTGACCCCAGCCAGACCTCACACCCACAAACCAGGTCCCAAGCACGCACTTCTGTGGGATGCTTGCTGCTATGCAAAACGGGCAAAATGTCCCCAAATTCAGCTTTGTGGGATCTGCCTTGAGAATAGAGCCCATAAAGAGCATTGAAGATAATAAGTTAAATCCAAGGGTGATGTATAAAAATGGTGTAAGGAGGGCCAAGGTGCGAGCCATCCACTTGGACTGCTTGGGTGTGAATTCCAGGCTCGGCAACAGCCCCGCCGCAGCGCAGCTGCTCCCCGATGCACCTATGGACTGGGCGTGGGAAAGGGCACTTCCCACCGCAGGGAACGCGGGCAAGCGGCACCTCACCCTCCACAAGCCACGCACCGTTGAGAGTGCCCAGGAGCTGGATGTTCACAAGGTTGACCACAATATCGACTACTGGACACAGCTGCAACACAAAGCAGAAATGCGACCGCTCAACCTCCCTCGCCACCCCTCTGCAGGGAGCCGTCACCCTACAGCCCGATCAGACCCGCTCCTTTTAACCTAAATCCCCAGGGAAAAAGTGCTGCATGGCATTAGGCAGCAGCCGGGGTGCTGTGAGGGACTTGGGGGCAGCGGAGCATCCCTGGAGCTGTGGCACCGCACCGAAGGGGACCGCTCCGACCCGGGGAATATTTCAGGCATCGCCGTGCAGGCAGAAGCACGccggcagcagccaggctggcccCGGGCATCCCTGCCGAGCGGCGTGTGCCAGCGACGTGGGAAAGCAGCGCAGAGAGACGGTGCAGCTTGCTGCGATGCCGTAACACGTTGTTCCTGATATTTCTGCGTTTCAGCTGTGAAAGGAGGGCAATCCGCAGGCTTACCAGACCGGGCAGAGTTGCTGTCAGCTGCTTAAGCACTATGTCATTTACTGATAGGGAGAGTAagctggaaagcaaagaaaaaaatttctaatcAGTACAAACACAGCTCCAGGATAGGAGACCAAAGCATCTCCAGCCTTCATTTTGCAGGCTACTACGTCCTCAGTCATCCCTTCAGGGACGCGGCTGCAGCTAATAGTGGCAAGAGCAGGGGCTGTGCAGAAGGCAGGGAGGGCAAGGAGCTGCTCGCCTCACCGCGGGGAGAACCAGGCTAATTTCTGAGAGGTGAAGGTTTCAGCACTTGGGGTGCGCAGACATCGCTGCTCGAAAGGAGTGAGACTCGTGTAAGCTGAGTTGGGTGGTCTCCCTCTGGTATTTAAACCAGTGTTGTAGTTAAAGAAAGGTGGAGTTGTTACAAAGCATCTTCATGTTAGTTATCGGAAACAAACAATTTACACGTGGAATAACAAGAGGAGAAATCTGCTGGGTAACATTTCAACACTGCTGCTAACTAGATCACTCTGGGATGCGTGATGCCTGCAGGCAGCGCAGAGCCATTTACTTTTGATAATCAATATATTTCTGGACTATTGAGCTAGAACGTGCAGCAGCACACTCAGCAAGCCACAGACAGCAGGAATTCATAATGCATCTCGTTATTTATGCCCAAGTGCTGCCTATAGACGCATCTGAGGAGCTGCCATGAAGTCAATCACGTACATCCACACTCCCCCTCGCCCCACAAGGAGCTCACTTGCTGCACACCATCGCTTTAATCCTGCTAAAACTTAAAATATGACCCCCAGAGCGCGTGAGCCCTATTCCTTTACTTACACAGTCTCTTTCAAACCAGCTGCTGCACTGATTGAAATATAATGCATAATGCAAAAATTAATTAGGAGAAATTCAATGAACCTGAAAAGCGAGTAattcaaaagcaataaaagaaaatatttcccatgATCAATTTACTGTTGCATTCATCAATACATGAAGTCAGCAAATTCTTTCTGCCAAGAATTTAATAAGACTGAGCAAGAGATGGGATATTCGCATGGAATTACACACACCCACAGCGGTCAGACCAAAAGTCCATATGCCCAGCATCTTTCTGTGACAGCGGCCAAAGGCAGAGCATAAAACCAGAGCAAGCAAGGGTGCTGTTTTCCTAGAGCAGTCCCTGCCTGCTATTCCTACCCTTTGGATATCAGTCACTAGCTAAGGCTAAAGAAAGTGCACTGGAAGAGGTACCAAACCTCATACTTCAGATCTTAAAATTTCCATGGGCAAACAGGGCAAATCAACGCTCACCTCCCACCAACCACATTTTTTGCCAGTTCCACTGAAGCAACTGGCTTTGGCAATGGGAAAGAAATGACTTCCCTGAGGCTTGGCTCTGTACCAGCTTAGCACCGCCTGTGTCCTGGCAGACCGTCTAGATCGCTGGATAAAGAGAAGAGGATTACAGGCAATGGCAAACATAAATCCACAGGCACTTACCCAGAAAGGAGCTTGATCTTTATGGCACCAAGAATGCAGAGGCAGTCTTCAATGACGACCTGGACCGTGCCCGATTCAAAATTTGTGCATTTAATATTTGCAGTAATGTTCACATCCACTAAGATATCAATTAATTCTGAAAGAAGGCCAACGAGGCTGAAAAAAGTAGATGGGTTGAACAGATTTTGTCTCTCTGCCTCTAGCCAGAGAAACTCAGCAAAGCCAGAAGCAACAAATGGCACCTCCATCTCCTGCGATTCATTACAAATGCCACGAGCCATCTTTTGGCGCCTGTTCTGCTCTACGACTTTATTATAGTTAAGAAACACTTAGAAATCCATAAAAGATGCAAAACATTGTGCAACAGGAAGCCCGGGGGTAGGGGTTTCCCTTAACAGCCACGGTGACAGACCACACTCACCAGTTGCCGCTGAGCTCCAGCTTCGCGGCGATGGTCAGCTGGACCCCGAttcctggcagcagcaccacTGACAGCTTGGGGAGCCGAACCTTGACAAGGTGTAGCCtgcaaacaacagcaaaagctgGCACAGATTAAAAGCATCTTCTAACAGCTGAGCAGCTGTACTCACAGAGGAACCCGCAGCGCCCACATCACCACCACAGCCACCTCCAGCTGGAGGCAAGTGTTATAAGCAAGAGACACCAGCTCCAGGAGGAGAGACAGAGTCTGCAGCTGAAACCCAAAAGAAGGCAGCCTAGAACCAGACAGGGGTGGAAGCCAACTTTATAACGCAGTCAACTTTTTCTCTCCATGGCACCTTCCTCTCCCTCGCAGTGCCGTCAAGCATCTCGGATCTCAACAGCAGCACCAGAGCCATCATTCTGTACCTGCATCCATAACCTGCAGCACACTTCACCACACACCTTGCTACCACACAGAAAACTTCCGTGGGGCCAGAATTTCAGTATCAAAATAAACCGAGGACAACTACTTGGGCCAATCAtgccagctgcagctcagcattTGTTGCTTCAGAATTGCTGGTCACGGTGCACTCGCGGAGAAGCCCTCGCTCTCCACTTACCCAGTGATGCTGGTGGGAGAGTTCAGCAGACCCCCTTCACCCATGATGTTTGGGAGCACGAGGCCCTGgaggtgctgctgcagaagtCCGTTCTGAAGTATGGCATCCgagagaactggaaaacatctctgtgtgAGGACCGGCACTTGCAGCAATGACCTCTCTCCACTCAGTCAGATCTGTCCTGGCAAAGGAGTCACCCAACGAagccccaccaccccccaaaactccCTGTACAGTCATTAGCTGTCTCAATGCAGCcaaaattctatgattctaaatcacACGGGGCATGATATTTTGCAACGTGCGCTAAACCGAAGCTGCCCTTAGCGACTTAACCAGGAGGGGCAGCAGTGGAGAGCGCCCCAGACCTCCGACCCGTGCGCTGCCAGCAATGACAGCAACCCCGCGCAGTCggagctgtgcttcagctcACAGCTTGTTTCCCATTCGTAAa from Pelecanus crispus isolate bPelCri1 chromosome 14, bPelCri1.pri, whole genome shotgun sequence includes:
- the LOC104024010 gene encoding BPI fold-containing family B member 4 gives rise to the protein MTMLKLFGIVFFCGLLSPSQEVLSGLSCAVSPGAMQNVLSDAILQNGLLQQHLQGLVLPNIMGEGGLLNSPTSITGLHLVKVRLPKLSVVLLPGIGVQLTIAAKLELSGNCLVGLLSELIDILVDVNITANIKCTNFESGTVQVVIEDCLCILGAIKIKLLSGLLSLSVNDIVLKQLTATLPGLLCPVVDIVVNLVNIQLLGTLNAVIPVGTAGTIHYRLASLPFTSGLFLGLDLDGAVKQVGGSIIPHDSSPSTLPPLLDKLLVLGLRQSFLNAVLSLLIQIPPQTFTCTPEVFSSASHLQEAVMTLVPAGCSTCRGTSPLTIKLTLSGNPLILLEEDKATVELSVIIDVSIKRLDGPVLNLLLLKADLSLNAHISIAGGRLVLGLSLGSISLSLESSDVGISNISSLKPHCSSLLVETLLPLINGALGIGIPLPNVLGIPLIKVDIRILAGLLVILV